Proteins encoded by one window of Deinococcus radiodurans R1 = ATCC 13939 = DSM 20539:
- a CDS encoding class I SAM-dependent methyltransferase — translation MNLTPAQRSNFFPLTAWGYPLWRARSLTWLAGEPFGLAREARLFLGLCRPHAGERWLDVGTSTGFYAGVLARAGCRVVAADLSPAMLHAAARREPRPQIEWVQTNVEETGWRTASFDGVVVGATLNETADPARLLGECARLLRPGGKLWLMFVPRTGGPLQGLLARLGGLTFPDLSAVETALPGGAIVHARRAGAVQFALFVRGNG, via the coding sequence ATGAACCTGACTCCCGCTCAACGCAGCAATTTCTTTCCCCTGACCGCCTGGGGGTATCCCCTGTGGCGCGCCCGTTCGCTGACGTGGCTGGCCGGAGAACCGTTCGGGCTGGCGCGGGAAGCGCGGCTGTTTCTCGGGCTGTGCCGCCCTCATGCTGGGGAACGCTGGCTGGACGTGGGCACCAGCACCGGGTTTTACGCCGGGGTGCTGGCGCGGGCGGGCTGCCGGGTGGTGGCCGCTGACCTCAGCCCCGCCATGCTGCACGCGGCGGCGCGGCGGGAACCCCGGCCCCAGATCGAGTGGGTGCAGACGAACGTGGAAGAGACCGGCTGGCGCACGGCGAGCTTCGACGGCGTGGTCGTTGGGGCGACGTTGAACGAAACCGCCGACCCCGCGCGGCTGCTCGGCGAGTGCGCGCGGCTGCTGCGTCCCGGTGGCAAGCTGTGGCTGATGTTCGTGCCGCGCACGGGCGGGCCGCTGCAAGGGCTCCTCGCCCGGCTCGGTGGGCTGACCTTTCCTGACCTGAGCGCGGTGGAGACTGCCTTGCCCGGCGGCGCCATCGTTCACGCCCGGCGGGCGGGGGCCGTGCAGTTCGCTCTGTTCGTCCGGGGCAACGGGTAG
- a CDS encoding heterodisulfide reductase-related iron-sulfur binding cluster: MLPLAHQIAFFIFALVTGAVGAYGFYRLFLRIRRGVPASEWRWNDAPQRIGYALVTSLTQERTFRKRPWISVLHAFIFYGFTYYLLVNVVDGLEGYLPFLHISSATPLGALYNVLADILSLGVLIGVIGLVIRRLWGKSRRDFRFTDKTLLHPLVKDNYIKRDSLIVSAFITFHVGSRIIGNAAKMVQEARLDAGHYDAFQPFSSAVGSALFGGLSDSALQGWRLFGFWGALGSILLFLSYFPFSKHIHIFMAPVNYALKRPVNSGTLPPMKGLEEAMEAEEPKLGVEKLEDLEWPRLLDAYACIQCNRCQDVCPANATGKALSPAALEINKRMELNVIAAQHNPFVLRPVPFEAGESTARPLLEYAINEESVWACTTCGACMQVCPVQDEQMLDIVDIRRNLVMVQGEFPPQLQTAFRGMERASNPWGISRDKRMEWAEGLKVPTIDENPEPDVIYWVGCAASYDPGAQKVARSFVQLLDKAGVNYAVLGKKEACTGDSARRAGNEFLYQQLAQENVETLNQVAPKLIVATCPHCMNAIGNEYRQIGGDYRTIHHTEYLEQLVAAGKLPTAQLHDNVVYHDPCYLGRHNGVYEAPRQLISQMAGQILDIERQRENSFCCGAGGAQFWKEEEEGRERVSDNRFRELQARLDTAAEASAEFERTGKVLAVGCPFCKSMMNSTPEKQKRDDIIVKDVAELMLESVQRASGEWVEPAVAPSPEVEVPNAALPMERTGDAPSADAPRDDVVGTTSADVENAQPGSPVANAGTQPEAQAAAPSPAPSGEGTPVPAARKSWKPKGGDDVSAAAPAPAPAASTAEGAAPARKSWKPKASADDVASTATVIEAAPAAPAPEATGTRKAWNPKAKADDVGTAPAAQPAVPAHAPAAEGAAPARKAWNPKAKPEDAAPVAPAPMRDDVNPAPAAQATASAAPAETGATGRKAWNPKAKTPAAAEGSAPVQEAVQEVAPQPAVAPAPVQGDIQDPLPQPPVQQASAPAQSGERKKWNPKAKAEAAPAPAAPAAPITEHVVLDEVGVNGLEEGPEATSAPDAAPVTTQPATPEPSASQTGEVNAETGRKKWQPKNKG, from the coding sequence TTGCTCCCCCTTGCCCATCAAATCGCCTTTTTCATCTTCGCTCTGGTGACCGGCGCTGTCGGCGCTTACGGCTTTTACCGGCTGTTTTTGCGGATTCGCCGGGGCGTCCCTGCCAGCGAGTGGCGCTGGAACGACGCCCCGCAGCGCATCGGCTACGCGCTGGTCACCTCGCTGACCCAGGAACGCACCTTCCGCAAGCGGCCCTGGATTAGCGTCCTGCACGCCTTTATCTTCTACGGCTTTACCTACTACTTGCTCGTCAACGTCGTGGACGGGCTGGAAGGCTACCTTCCCTTCTTGCACATCAGCAGTGCCACTCCGCTAGGCGCGCTCTACAACGTCCTGGCCGACATCCTGAGCCTCGGCGTGCTGATCGGCGTGATCGGGCTGGTCATTCGCCGCCTGTGGGGCAAGAGCCGGCGCGACTTCCGCTTTACCGACAAGACGCTGCTGCATCCCCTCGTCAAAGACAACTACATCAAGCGCGACTCGCTGATCGTCTCGGCCTTCATCACCTTCCACGTCGGGAGCCGCATTATCGGCAACGCCGCCAAGATGGTGCAGGAAGCCCGGCTGGACGCGGGGCACTACGACGCCTTCCAGCCGTTCTCCTCGGCGGTGGGCAGCGCGCTGTTCGGCGGCCTGAGCGACTCGGCCTTGCAGGGCTGGCGCCTCTTCGGCTTCTGGGGGGCGCTGGGCAGCATTCTGCTGTTCCTGAGCTACTTCCCCTTCTCCAAGCACATCCACATCTTCATGGCGCCGGTCAACTACGCGCTCAAGCGCCCCGTCAACAGCGGCACCCTGCCCCCCATGAAGGGCCTGGAAGAAGCGATGGAGGCCGAGGAACCCAAGCTGGGCGTGGAAAAACTGGAAGACCTGGAATGGCCCCGGTTGCTCGACGCCTACGCCTGTATTCAGTGCAACCGCTGTCAGGACGTGTGCCCGGCGAACGCCACCGGCAAGGCCCTCTCGCCCGCCGCGCTGGAAATCAACAAGCGCATGGAACTGAACGTGATCGCGGCGCAGCACAACCCCTTCGTGCTCAGGCCCGTGCCGTTCGAAGCCGGCGAAAGCACCGCCCGTCCGCTGCTGGAATACGCCATCAACGAGGAATCGGTGTGGGCCTGCACCACCTGCGGCGCCTGCATGCAGGTGTGCCCGGTGCAGGACGAGCAGATGCTCGACATCGTGGACATCCGCCGCAACCTGGTGATGGTGCAGGGCGAGTTCCCGCCGCAGCTCCAGACCGCCTTCCGCGGCATGGAACGCGCCAGCAACCCCTGGGGCATCTCGCGCGACAAGCGTATGGAGTGGGCCGAGGGCCTGAAAGTCCCCACTATCGACGAAAACCCCGAACCCGACGTGATCTACTGGGTGGGCTGCGCCGCGAGCTACGACCCCGGCGCTCAGAAGGTGGCCCGCTCCTTCGTGCAACTGCTCGACAAGGCGGGCGTGAACTACGCCGTGCTGGGCAAGAAGGAAGCCTGCACCGGGGACAGCGCCCGGCGCGCCGGGAACGAATTCTTGTACCAGCAACTCGCGCAGGAAAACGTGGAAACGCTCAATCAGGTGGCGCCCAAGCTGATCGTGGCGACCTGCCCGCACTGCATGAACGCCATCGGCAACGAGTACCGGCAGATCGGCGGCGACTACCGCACCATTCACCACACCGAATACCTCGAGCAACTCGTGGCGGCGGGCAAGCTGCCGACCGCGCAGCTGCACGACAACGTGGTCTACCACGACCCCTGCTACCTGGGCCGCCACAACGGCGTGTATGAGGCGCCCCGCCAGCTGATTTCGCAGATGGCTGGGCAAATTCTGGACATCGAACGCCAGCGCGAGAACTCGTTCTGCTGCGGTGCGGGCGGCGCTCAGTTTTGGAAGGAAGAGGAAGAAGGCCGCGAGCGCGTCTCCGACAACCGCTTCCGCGAATTGCAGGCGCGGCTCGACACCGCCGCCGAGGCGAGCGCCGAATTTGAACGCACCGGCAAGGTGCTGGCGGTGGGCTGCCCCTTCTGCAAATCCATGATGAACTCCACGCCCGAGAAGCAAAAGCGCGACGACATCATCGTGAAAGACGTGGCCGAGCTGATGCTCGAAAGCGTGCAGCGCGCCAGTGGCGAGTGGGTCGAACCTGCCGTGGCGCCCTCGCCCGAAGTCGAAGTGCCCAACGCGGCGCTGCCGATGGAACGCACCGGCGACGCCCCCTCCGCCGACGCCCCGCGCGACGACGTGGTGGGCACCACCAGCGCCGACGTGGAAAACGCCCAGCCCGGCAGCCCGGTGGCGAACGCCGGCACCCAGCCCGAGGCTCAGGCGGCGGCCCCCAGCCCTGCACCCAGCGGCGAAGGCACGCCTGTTCCGGCGGCCCGCAAGTCGTGGAAGCCCAAGGGCGGCGACGACGTGAGCGCGGCGGCTCCGGCGCCCGCCCCTGCCGCCTCCACTGCCGAGGGGGCCGCTCCCGCCCGCAAGAGCTGGAAGCCCAAGGCGAGCGCGGATGATGTGGCCTCCACCGCGACGGTTATCGAAGCCGCACCCGCAGCTCCGGCCCCCGAAGCTACCGGCACCCGCAAGGCCTGGAACCCCAAAGCGAAGGCCGACGACGTGGGCACCGCGCCCGCCGCGCAGCCTGCCGTTCCTGCTCATGCCCCTGCCGCTGAAGGTGCCGCCCCCGCCCGCAAAGCCTGGAATCCGAAGGCGAAGCCCGAGGACGCTGCCCCTGTGGCGCCCGCCCCCATGCGCGACGACGTGAACCCGGCGCCGGCAGCTCAGGCCACGGCATCTGCCGCCCCCGCCGAAACGGGCGCCACGGGACGCAAGGCCTGGAACCCCAAGGCGAAAACTCCGGCAGCGGCGGAAGGGTCGGCCCCGGTTCAGGAAGCGGTGCAGGAAGTTGCTCCTCAGCCTGCCGTCGCTCCTGCCCCCGTGCAAGGCGATATTCAGGATCCGCTGCCCCAGCCTCCGGTCCAGCAGGCCAGTGCCCCCGCCCAGAGCGGTGAGCGCAAGAAGTGGAACCCCAAGGCGAAAGCCGAAGCGGCGCCCGCTCCTGCTGCCCCCGCCGCGCCCATCACCGAACACGTCGTGCTCGACGAAGTCGGCGTCAACGGGCTGGAAGAAGGCCCCGAGGCGACCTCCGCCCCCGACGCGGCCCCGGTCACGACCCAGCCCGCCACCCCCGAGCCCTCTGCCTCCCAGACCGGCGAAGTCAACGCCGAGACGGGCCGCAAGAAGTGGCAGCCCAAGAACAAGGGCTGA
- the gatB gene encoding Asp-tRNA(Asn)/Glu-tRNA(Gln) amidotransferase subunit GatB, translating to MTYQAVIGLEVHLQLNTRSKIFSACPADYHGAGPNEFTDPLTLGLPGTLPTLNRRAVELAMMFGLGLGCDVSGFTQFHRKNYFYPDAPKNFQLSQYDRPIARDGYLDVPGEGGPERIRIKRAHLEDDAGKLVHPTYAPYSLLDLNRAGSALIEMVTEADITGPEQARAFLESVQAIAQSLGVSDATPEEGKMRCDVNISIHKPGEPWGTKVEVKNLNSFRSVARAIEYEAARQAKVLDAGGIITQDTLGWDEGGQKTFLMRTKEGEADYRYFPEPDLPPLDITPEWIAEVRARMPELPAQKLERYRAAGVRESDAQTLSLSVSLSKFYDEALKSGSDTQKPDAQKLANWLLTDVAGALAAQEKGVEDSDLQPAHLAALVGLIDAGTISGKIAKDLLPDVLAGHDPAQLVQERGLSVVTDTGAIDAAIDAAMEADPATVEKVRGGNAKAMNALFGPVMKAMGGKAKPEVVRERLTAKLGL from the coding sequence ATGACGTATCAGGCGGTCATCGGGCTCGAAGTGCACCTGCAACTGAACACCCGGTCCAAAATCTTCAGCGCCTGCCCCGCCGACTACCACGGCGCGGGGCCGAACGAATTCACCGACCCCTTGACCCTGGGCCTGCCGGGCACGCTGCCCACCCTCAACCGCCGGGCGGTGGAACTCGCCATGATGTTCGGTCTGGGGCTGGGCTGCGACGTGTCGGGTTTTACGCAGTTTCACCGCAAGAACTACTTTTACCCCGACGCCCCCAAGAACTTTCAGCTCTCGCAGTACGATCGCCCGATTGCGCGTGACGGGTATCTGGACGTGCCGGGAGAGGGCGGCCCCGAGCGCATCCGCATCAAGCGGGCGCACCTTGAAGACGACGCGGGCAAGCTCGTGCACCCGACCTACGCGCCCTACTCGCTGCTCGACCTCAACCGGGCGGGCTCGGCGCTGATTGAAATGGTCACGGAAGCCGACATCACCGGCCCCGAGCAGGCCCGCGCCTTTCTGGAAAGCGTGCAGGCCATTGCGCAGTCGCTCGGCGTGTCCGACGCGACCCCGGAGGAAGGCAAGATGCGCTGCGACGTGAATATTTCCATTCACAAGCCCGGCGAGCCTTGGGGCACCAAGGTGGAAGTCAAGAACCTCAACTCCTTTCGCTCGGTGGCCCGCGCCATCGAGTACGAGGCCGCGCGGCAGGCGAAGGTGCTGGACGCGGGCGGCATCATCACCCAGGACACGCTCGGCTGGGACGAGGGCGGCCAGAAGACCTTCCTGATGCGGACCAAGGAAGGCGAGGCCGACTACCGCTACTTCCCCGAGCCCGACCTGCCGCCGCTCGACATCACCCCCGAGTGGATTGCCGAGGTGCGCGCCCGGATGCCCGAACTGCCCGCGCAAAAGCTGGAGCGTTACCGGGCAGCGGGCGTACGCGAGAGCGACGCGCAGACCCTGAGCCTGAGCGTCAGCCTTTCGAAGTTCTACGACGAGGCTCTCAAAAGCGGCTCCGACACCCAGAAACCGGATGCCCAGAAGCTCGCCAACTGGCTGCTCACCGACGTGGCCGGGGCACTCGCCGCGCAGGAAAAGGGAGTTGAGGACAGCGACCTCCAGCCCGCACACCTCGCTGCGCTGGTCGGCCTGATTGACGCCGGAACCATCAGTGGCAAGATTGCCAAAGACCTGCTGCCCGACGTGCTGGCGGGCCACGACCCCGCGCAGCTGGTGCAGGAGCGCGGGCTGAGCGTGGTGACTGACACCGGGGCGATTGACGCCGCCATTGACGCCGCGATGGAGGCCGACCCCGCGACTGTAGAGAAGGTGCGCGGTGGCAACGCCAAGGCGATGAACGCGCTGTTCGGCCCAGTCATGAAGGCGATGGGCGGCAAGGCCAAACCCGAAGTCGTCCGCGAGCGCCTGACCGCCAAGCTGGGCCTGTGA
- a CDS encoding MBL fold metallo-hydrolase — MTLPAPRTHGSVRLWSLPTGPLQENALLVAGSDNQGFLIDPGDEAARILDLVRAAGVDVQAILLTHAHFDHIGAVQPVREALGVPVHLHADDLATYHLGAASAGRWNLPFVQPADPDQQIAQDQTFTAGDLTLTARELPGHAPGHVVFVGDGFVIAGDTLFAGGIGRTDLPGGNHPQLIAGIERELLSLPDDTYVYPGHGGFTTIGREKRSNPFL, encoded by the coding sequence ATGACGCTGCCTGCTCCCCGCACCCACGGTTCCGTTCGTCTGTGGTCGCTCCCCACCGGCCCCCTTCAGGAAAACGCGCTGCTCGTGGCGGGCTCGGACAACCAGGGCTTCTTGATTGACCCCGGCGACGAAGCGGCGCGCATTCTGGACCTCGTGCGCGCGGCGGGGGTGGACGTGCAGGCGATTTTGCTCACCCACGCGCACTTCGACCACATCGGCGCGGTGCAGCCGGTGCGCGAGGCGCTCGGCGTGCCGGTTCACCTCCACGCGGACGACCTCGCCACCTATCACCTCGGCGCGGCGTCGGCGGGGCGCTGGAACCTGCCCTTCGTGCAGCCCGCCGACCCCGACCAGCAGATTGCCCAGGACCAGACCTTCACGGCAGGCGACCTCACCCTGACCGCCCGTGAGCTGCCGGGGCACGCGCCGGGGCATGTGGTGTTCGTGGGCGACGGCTTCGTGATTGCGGGCGACACCCTCTTTGCCGGGGGCATCGGGCGCACCGACCTGCCGGGCGGCAACCACCCGCAGCTCATCGCGGGCATCGAGCGCGAACTGCTGAGCCTGCCGGACGACACCTACGTCTACCCCGGCCACGGCGGCTTCACGACGATTGGACGGGAGAAGCGGAGCAATCCGTTCCTGTAG
- a CDS encoding carbohydrate kinase family protein codes for MTDASFPALPPPLVSLGDLAWDVLAKPDTLLLPGGDTTGRLELSGGGSAANLAVWAARLGAPTTFVGKIGQDRFGELATAELRAEGVRAEVLASAAHPTGVILALIDRRGQRAMLTGQGADWELLPEELPRDVLSSAGHLHLTAWSLFRDPPRAAALEAARIAKAGGATLSLDPGSFQMIQQLGREAFLNIVDALPFDVMFPNDDEARAMSGERDNEAALTWLRARYPRALIALKMDEDGALIEGPQTARVQVPATRDPLVDATGAGDAFGGAFLSQWLRHHDAERAARVAVQVGGWVVSRFGARPPADPDLTRRLASVGADLLTPDPAAAPDPSQDSPEVNA; via the coding sequence ATGACAGACGCCTCTTTTCCGGCCTTGCCGCCGCCGCTGGTGTCCCTGGGTGACCTCGCCTGGGACGTACTGGCCAAACCCGACACCCTGCTGCTGCCGGGCGGCGACACCACCGGGCGCCTGGAACTCTCCGGCGGGGGCAGCGCCGCCAACCTGGCCGTGTGGGCCGCGCGGCTCGGCGCCCCGACCACCTTCGTCGGCAAAATCGGCCAGGACCGCTTCGGCGAACTGGCGACCGCCGAACTGCGCGCCGAGGGGGTGCGCGCCGAGGTGCTGGCAAGCGCCGCGCACCCCACCGGCGTCATCCTCGCCCTGATTGACCGCCGGGGCCAGCGCGCCATGCTGACCGGGCAGGGCGCCGACTGGGAACTGCTGCCGGAGGAGCTGCCACGCGACGTGCTCTCCAGTGCCGGACACCTGCACCTGACCGCCTGGAGCCTGTTTCGTGACCCGCCCCGCGCCGCCGCGCTCGAAGCGGCCCGCATCGCCAAGGCGGGGGGCGCCACCCTCAGCTTGGACCCCGGCAGCTTTCAGATGATTCAGCAACTTGGGCGCGAAGCCTTCCTGAACATCGTGGACGCGCTGCCCTTCGACGTGATGTTTCCCAACGACGACGAGGCCCGCGCCATGAGCGGCGAGCGCGACAACGAAGCGGCGCTCACCTGGCTGCGGGCCCGCTACCCCCGCGCCCTGATTGCCCTGAAGATGGACGAGGACGGTGCCCTGATCGAAGGCCCGCAGACCGCCCGCGTGCAGGTGCCCGCCACCCGCGACCCGCTGGTGGACGCCACCGGGGCCGGGGACGCCTTCGGGGGCGCTTTCCTGTCGCAGTGGCTGCGGCACCACGACGCCGAGCGCGCCGCCCGCGTCGCCGTGCAGGTGGGCGGCTGGGTGGTCTCGCGCTTCGGGGCTCGCCCGCCCGCTGACCCTGACCTCACCCGGCGGCTGGCGAGCGTGGGCGCCGATCTGTTGACCCCTGACCCCGCAGCTGCCCCTGACCCTTCCCAAGACTCTCCTGAGGTAAACGCATGA
- a CDS encoding DUF2726 domain-containing protein, with protein MPRLTVRPAGRRARAGFFLTSISSGRRKTGADFAARLGAALLLFRRRERFFSRSGRRLRGTSYRAFPNVRLNDLFTIDDPAQRGAVLGRLRDKHVDFIIVDAADHFRPRLAIELDGKSHQKAEQQYRDSVKDVIFRSGGLTLLRLPSRRYSVAELRNELRRAGLKSGN; from the coding sequence ATGCCTCGCCTCACTGTTCGGCCTGCGGGACGCCGCGCCCGCGCCGGCTTCTTCCTCACCTCCATCTCCTCTGGCCGGCGAAAAACGGGTGCCGACTTCGCTGCCCGTCTCGGCGCGGCGCTACTTCTTTTCCGCCGACGAGAACGCTTTTTTTCGCGCTCTGGAAGACGGCTGCGCGGCACGAGCTACCGGGCCTTTCCCAATGTGCGGCTCAACGACCTCTTTACCATCGACGACCCCGCCCAGCGCGGCGCGGTGCTGGGGCGGCTGCGCGACAAGCACGTGGATTTCATCATCGTGGACGCCGCCGACCACTTCCGGCCCCGGCTGGCCATCGAGCTCGACGGCAAGTCGCACCAGAAAGCCGAGCAGCAGTACCGCGACTCGGTCAAGGACGTGATTTTCCGCTCCGGGGGCCTCACGCTGCTGCGGCTGCCTTCGCGCCGCTACTCGGTGGCGGAACTCAGAAACGAACTCAGACGCGCTGGCCTCAAGTCGGGCAACTGA
- a CDS encoding response regulator, whose protein sequence is MPRILVVDDDAAIVKLISVILSRAGHEVRSCSHPVEALDLLKVFTPDLIISDVVMPYMTGLEFLEQVRDHENLSAMPFILLSSHAERTDVRRGMNLGADDYLPKPFTPQGLTTAVDARLRRVGLTAQAESGTQAKGLGTAQVLWQGQQVSWVSRKALELFFYLLEHKEVTSWEAAEALWPEKDESRASSLFHTTLHRLRKSLNNEAVTSQNRKYALAAGLNPEYDVQRYELLAGQAEAGSLGYEELKELVGQYGTFLPGADSPWVDDVRSRLEQTQMNLLGLAARAASLAGKPKEAAQYHQRALTLDPLSEQDWKGLQASLDTLGDPRARMAEQREAWWAMDFD, encoded by the coding sequence ATGCCGCGCATTCTGGTCGTGGACGACGACGCCGCCATTGTCAAGCTCATCAGCGTCATTCTCAGCCGCGCCGGGCACGAGGTGCGGAGCTGTTCGCATCCGGTGGAAGCGCTGGACCTGCTCAAAGTGTTTACCCCTGACCTGATCATCAGCGACGTGGTGATGCCGTACATGACTGGCCTGGAATTTCTGGAACAGGTGCGCGACCACGAGAACCTTTCGGCGATGCCGTTCATCTTGCTCTCGAGCCACGCCGAGCGGACCGATGTGCGCCGGGGCATGAACCTCGGCGCCGACGACTACCTGCCCAAGCCCTTTACGCCGCAGGGCCTGACCACCGCTGTGGACGCCCGGTTGCGCCGGGTGGGCCTGACCGCGCAGGCCGAAAGCGGCACCCAGGCCAAGGGGCTCGGCACCGCGCAGGTGCTGTGGCAGGGGCAGCAGGTGTCGTGGGTGTCGCGCAAGGCGCTCGAACTGTTTTTCTACCTGCTCGAACACAAGGAAGTCACCAGCTGGGAAGCCGCCGAGGCGCTGTGGCCCGAAAAAGACGAGTCGCGGGCGAGCAGCCTCTTTCACACCACGCTGCACCGCCTGCGCAAGAGCCTGAACAACGAGGCCGTGACCAGCCAGAACCGCAAGTACGCGCTCGCCGCTGGCCTGAACCCCGAGTACGACGTGCAACGCTACGAACTGCTCGCCGGACAGGCCGAAGCGGGCAGTCTGGGCTACGAGGAGCTCAAGGAACTCGTCGGGCAGTACGGCACGTTCCTGCCCGGCGCCGACAGCCCCTGGGTGGACGACGTGCGCTCGCGGCTCGAACAGACCCAGATGAACCTGCTCGGCCTCGCCGCCCGCGCCGCGAGCCTGGCCGGCAAGCCCAAGGAGGCCGCGCAATACCACCAGCGCGCGCTCACGCTCGACCCCCTCAGCGAACAGGACTGGAAGGGCCTGCAAGCGTCGCTCGACACCCTCGGCGACCCCCGCGCCCGCATGGCCGAACAGCGCGAGGCGTGGTGGGCGATGGATTTCGACTGA
- a CDS encoding N-acetylmuramoyl-L-alanine amidase family protein: MVGEEGGTYTVQVSDGLTLNAPKSSLTLRPEGTPLPRAVFANINVKNSGTHSEVQVLLPERVPFTVEQQAGQGGSLDLRLFHAVSDVEYIVSDVPTGAVRDVRWVQDADGVVRLHVDLNGAPWGYDATYGADDSAERNTLTLRVRNAPAINARQPLAGRTIVLDPGHGGDEFGGAGPLRVPEKNLTLPLTLRLAELLREKGANVILTREADTTVPIYNRPLLAEAKNAELLVSIHANALPDGVDPRTKRGSGVYFYNPQARALADAVQGALVEKLPDVGNDGVHYQNLALTRPTTQLSILIETAFLTDKSNLRTLMSDTGRERLAQAIALGLERFYRDAALKQR, encoded by the coding sequence GTGGTGGGCGAGGAAGGGGGCACCTACACCGTGCAGGTGTCGGATGGCCTGACGCTCAACGCGCCGAAGAGCTCCCTGACGCTGCGCCCGGAAGGCACGCCCCTTCCCCGCGCCGTGTTCGCCAACATCAATGTGAAAAACAGCGGCACCCACAGCGAAGTGCAGGTGCTGCTCCCCGAGCGCGTGCCCTTTACCGTCGAGCAGCAGGCCGGACAGGGCGGCAGCCTCGACCTGCGGCTGTTCCACGCGGTGTCCGACGTGGAGTACATCGTCTCCGACGTCCCGACGGGCGCGGTGCGCGACGTGCGCTGGGTGCAGGACGCCGACGGCGTGGTCCGCCTGCACGTGGACCTGAACGGGGCGCCCTGGGGCTACGACGCGACCTACGGCGCCGACGACTCCGCCGAGCGCAACACCCTGACCCTGCGGGTGCGGAATGCTCCGGCCATCAACGCCCGCCAGCCGCTTGCCGGACGCACCATCGTCCTCGACCCCGGTCACGGCGGCGACGAGTTCGGCGGAGCGGGACCGCTGCGGGTGCCGGAGAAGAACCTCACGCTGCCGCTGACGCTACGCCTTGCCGAGTTGCTGCGCGAGAAGGGCGCCAACGTGATTCTGACCCGTGAGGCCGACACCACCGTGCCTATCTACAACCGCCCACTGCTCGCCGAGGCGAAGAACGCCGAGCTGCTCGTCAGCATCCACGCCAACGCGCTGCCTGACGGCGTGGACCCCCGGACCAAGCGCGGCAGCGGCGTGTACTTTTACAATCCACAGGCCCGCGCCCTGGCCGACGCGGTGCAGGGTGCCCTGGTGGAAAAACTGCCCGACGTGGGCAACGACGGCGTGCATTACCAGAACCTCGCGCTGACCCGGCCCACCACGCAGCTTTCCATCCTGATCGAGACGGCCTTCCTGACCGACAAGAGCAACCTCCGCACCCTGATGAGCGACACGGGCCGCGAGCGACTGGCGCAGGCCATTGCGCTGGGGCTGGAGCGCTTTTACCGGGACGCGGCGCTGAAACAGCGGTAA
- a CDS encoding histidine phosphatase family protein gives MNLLLIRHAQSTNNLLYAQTGGSEGRSADPPLTELGHAQARALAEFARTDETLRGLTHLYCSLTTRAVQTAAPLAAVLGLGVQGLTHAHETQGLFLRDEAGVPRPVPGRTHAELLTENPALLWPADLAAEAAWEGGFEPEDHAAYLARAARVVGELRAAHGPQDTVGLVTHGHFTQFLLRELISHGTAFFRVANTSTTLLTLPGPQDPPEFGPLVGWVNRHDHLTPEQVTV, from the coding sequence GTGAACCTCCTGCTCATTCGGCACGCGCAGTCCACCAACAACCTGCTCTACGCCCAGACCGGAGGCAGCGAGGGCCGCTCCGCCGACCCGCCCCTGACCGAACTCGGCCACGCGCAGGCACGGGCGCTCGCCGAGTTCGCCCGCACCGACGAGACCCTGCGCGGCCTGACCCACCTGTATTGCAGCCTGACCACCCGCGCGGTGCAGACGGCGGCGCCACTCGCGGCGGTGCTGGGGCTCGGCGTGCAGGGCCTCACGCACGCTCACGAGACCCAGGGCCTCTTCCTGCGCGACGAGGCCGGGGTGCCCCGGCCGGTGCCGGGCCGCACCCACGCCGAGCTGCTGACTGAGAATCCCGCGCTGCTCTGGCCCGCCGACCTCGCAGCGGAGGCGGCCTGGGAAGGCGGTTTCGAGCCCGAGGACCACGCGGCTTATCTGGCCCGCGCGGCCCGCGTGGTGGGTGAACTGCGCGCGGCGCACGGCCCTCAGGACACGGTGGGGCTCGTCACCCACGGCCACTTCACCCAGTTTCTGCTGCGCGAGCTCATCAGCCACGGCACGGCGTTTTTCCGCGTCGCCAACACCTCGACCACCCTGCTCACCCTGCCCGGCCCGCAGGACCCGCCCGAGTTCGGCCCGCTGGTGGGCTGGGTCAACCGGCACGACCACCTGACGCCGGAGCAGGTCACCGTTTGA
- a CDS encoding YwbE family protein, translating into MPPLRSQIRPGLTVDIVQKQDQPTGKLTRGVVAALLTRSPSHPHGIKVRLTSGQVGRVQAVVGGE; encoded by the coding sequence ATGCCGCCCCTCCGCTCCCAGATTCGGCCCGGCCTGACCGTGGACATCGTGCAAAAGCAGGACCAGCCCACCGGCAAGCTGACCCGTGGCGTGGTCGCGGCGCTGCTCACGCGCTCGCCCTCGCACCCGCACGGCATCAAGGTCCGGCTGACGAGCGGGCAGGTGGGCCGGGTGCAGGCGGTGGTCGGCGGGGAATAA